The Sabethes cyaneus chromosome 1, idSabCyanKW18_F2, whole genome shotgun sequence DNA segment ATTCCACTGCGTATGCAGGCGAACGACAGCCTCGTATCGGCCCCCAACACCCCGGGAATCCAAACAGTACCCCATTGTATGGGGCTAGAAGCTTTTACGAAGTTGTATCAAATTCCCCTGGAATCGGATCTTGCATACCTGAACCAGGACTTCAAGCAACGCGCGATCACCTCCAGCTGGGACAGCCAGTCGCTCGCCAAAGCAACGTGTCATATCTACGTGGTAACGGCAATCACCCATCGTATAATCTACAACAGAGCTGGCACAACAATACTCCTCCTTCGCAAATCCAGCTCGCCTCTAGGCAGGCTGTTTCTAAAGATCTCCCGCCGTTCTCTGGAAACCCTGAAGATTGGCCGATCTTCGTCTCCACGTTCGAGAGTACCACAGCAATGTGTGGTTACTCTAATGAAGAAAACATAATCCGCCTGCAAAAGTGCCTCAGGGGAAAGGCATACGAGGCTGTTAAGAGCTGCCTGATGCATCCGACGAATGTAGCCAATGTAATGAACACGTTGAGGGTGCTATATGGTCAGCCTGAAGCGATAGTTAACTCGCTGattgtaaaaataaatgctATTCCGGTGATCAAAGAAGACAAGTTGGAGATGCTAGTTGATCTCGCGGTTAAAGTGCAGAACTTCTGCGCAACGGTCGATGCATGCGGTTTAGAGGACTATATGTACAACGTCTCCTTTCTCCACCAATTGGTAACCAAGCTACCGCCAACTCTGAAGCTAGAATGGGCTCGATACCGCCTAACGCTTCCGAGGGTAAACCTAGCAACCTTTGGGGAATGGCTGTTCTCACTTGCAGAAGCAGCCAGCGTCTTAACGATACCGTCTATACCACTGCAAAACGACCCACCAAAAACCGTGACCAACCCGTCAAGGAAGACTAGTACTTTCCTGTATACTCACTCCGAGTCAAGTGCTCACGAAAATACATCGAAGAAGCCTAGTACCTACAGTTGCCCGGTGTGCTGCGAAGGGTGTATGTCGGCGTCGAACTGTCCACGCTTTCTTCAGCTCTCTCGAGATTCTAAGTGGGCTGCCGTGAGAGAATTTGGATTGTGTCGTCGCTGTCTCTGCCGCCACGAAGGGAAATGCAACGCAAAGCCATGTGGGAAGGACGGTTGCACCTTCTATCATCACGAGCTGCTTCACAACGACAATAGGTCGCTAAACTACATACCGAGCAAGCCGTCAACTTCTGCCCCACCCGCCAACCTAGCAGGAACTAGCACAGCACACGGATGCAACACACACCAGTCTGCGGCTAATGCCGTACTATTTCGTTATCTTCCTGTTATTCTGTATGGAAACGGTGAATGTACCCGAACGTACGCCTTTCTCGATGAGGGCTCCGCTATAACTCTGATGGATCAAGATCTAGCTGACCAATTAAACCTAGAGGGTCCTGTCAGCCCGCTTCGCCTTCGATGGACAGCAGGTACCGAACGTAACGAGGAGAGCTCGTGTGTGGTGGACCTGAAAATCACTGGAACTCAGAATCATGCCAAGCAGTTTGAACTCAAGGGAGTCCGGACCGTGAAACGGCTTATGTTGCCATTCCAATCCCTCGACATGAACGAGATTGCCCAACAGTATCCGCACTGTCGGAACTTGCCCATCGAATCGTATTCTGATGTTCGCCCGAAGATCCTTATCGGTCTAAAACATGCTCCAGTCAgcctcgtacttaaaagtaagGAAGGAAGCTTGGATCAACCTATTGCCGTCAAAACTAGACTTGGGTGGACAATCTGTGGTGGATGTAGCGCCGATACTGCCTCAAACTTCGTCCACTATACGTTTCACGTCAGTGATTGCGGTCATCAATCTGATGAAGGCGTACATCAAATGGTCAAGGAGTATTTCTCGATAGATAGTCTGGGCATTATGAAAATGAGTAAAGATTTGCTGTCAACAGAAGATCAACGAGCCGGCTCACTTCTTCAATCGCTTACCAAATTCAATGGTACTCGGTACGAAACCGGGCTTTTATGGCGATACGATGGTGTCCGTTTGCCAGACAATAAGGAAATGGCACTACGTCGTTACCACAACCTCGAAAAGCGGTTGCAGAAAGACTCGGAACTAGCCCGTACTCTGCAGCAGAAGATGTTGGAGTACCAAGCCAAAGGATACGTGCGTAAACTTACCGATGAAGAGCTGAGCAGGAACTATCCAAGAGTGTGGTATTTGCCCGTCTTTCCGGTTTTTAACCACAATAAGCCTGGGAAAATTAGAATCGTATGGGACGGTGCTGCAAAAGTCTTCGGTGTTTCTCTAAACTCAACTCTGTTAACAGGCCCCGACCAGCTGTGCTCCTTGTTTGCGATACTGCTGCAATTCCGTGAATATCGTGTGGGCGTAACAGGGGATATAAAGGAGATGTTCCACCAGGTTCTTATGCGAGAGGAAGATCAACAATGTCATCGGTTCTTTTGGAAGGACGATGCTGGCGAGATCAAGGTGTACGTAATGAACGTAATGTCGTTCGGAGCTAGTTGCTCCCCAGCTTGCGCTCAGTACGTAAAAAATGTAAACGCGGAACGCTTTATAGGAGAGTTTCCAGAGGCAGTCGACATCATAAAGAAACGCCATTACGTGGACGACGCGATGTTCAGTACCGAGACGCCTGAGCATGCTATTCGTCTGGCACAAGAAGTTCGACAATTGCATTCTGCGGGTGGATTTGAAATTCGTAACTGGACGAGCAACTCGCGACGAGTGTTGACTGTCTTAAATGAGACCAGTACTGCAGAGAAGAGTATGGATTTATCAGTGGGACCAATGGCTACGGAGAAAGTGCTCGGCATGTGGTGGTGCACAACATCCGACGAGTTCGTGTACAAAATAGGATGGAATCGCTACAATCCTGATCTGCTTACCGGACGTTGTCGGCCGACAAAACGACAGATGCTGCAGGTTCTCATGACCATCTTCGATCCTCTAGGTTTGATCTCGCACTTTCTTATGTTTCTCAAAGTTCTTCTCCAAGAAGTGTGGCGAGCCGGCGTTCAATGGGATGAGGAGATCCCCGACACTCTGTACGAAAAATGGCTAAAATGGTTGAAAGTGTTACCTGATATAGAAGACGTCAGAATTCCACGGTGTCTTCGGTCGCCAGCGATTCCTAGCAATTCTGATGTACAATTGCATCTATTTGTAGATGCCAGTGAGAATGGTATAGCTGCAGCTCTGTTCCTCCGCTTTGAATACCATGGTGCTATCTGCTGCTCTTTAGTTGCGGCCAAAACAAGGGTGGCACCCTTAAGATTCCACTCCATCCCGAGGCTGGAGTTACAAGCAGCTCTCATAGGTGCTAGGTTGGTACGAACGGTTACGCAATCCCTCTCAACCCCAATACACCGCAAATTTTATTGGACCGACTCACGCGACGTACTAAGCTGGATAAATTCAGATCACCGACGATTCAACACATTCGTTGCCTTTCGGGTTAGCGAAATACTCGACGTTACAGAAGCAGCAGATTGGCGCTGGGTACCGTCAAAACTGAATGTAGCAGACGATGGCACCAAGTGGGAAACGCAGCCCGACACTACCCCGAAATCCAGATGGTTCCGAGGTCCCGACTTCCTCTACCACAGTGAAGCGGAATGGCCCCAGGTTTCCTCAAAGTCCGCACATACAGTCAACGAGTTGCGGCCCTCCTTTGTGGCTCATCACCTCGCTCCCGATTCCGTCATCACCATCTCGAATTTCTCAAACTGGAAACGGCTAACCAACGTAACCGCTTACGTGCACCGTTTCATCGCAAATTGCCATCGCAAGAGATTGAAAAAGCATGCCGTAGGCGGCCCATTATCCAGAGAGGAACTGTACGAGGCCGAAGGTTCTCTGTTCCGCCTAGCTCAACGAGAAGGCTACCCCGACGAGATAGTCCGACTTACCAAAAACCGAAACGATGCGGATAGAATCATCCCCAAAAATAGCCAACTGTACAAGCTATCACCCTGGCTGGATGACCGCGGAGTAATGCGGATGCGTAGTAGAATATCCGCCTGCGACTACGTTaccgaagaaaaaaaacgaccGGTAATCCTTCCCGTACACCCTGTGACCACCCTGTTGATTACCCACTACCACGAAAAGTTCAATCATCAAAACCATGACACTGTCGTGAACGAACTACGTCAACGATACGTCATTCCTCGCATTCGCGTCCAGTACGCAACCGTCAGAAAACACTGCCAAAGGTGCAAAAACGAATCCACGGTCCCACAACCTCCAATTATGGCCGACCTTCCCGCAGAACGGCTAGCAGCTTACACACAGCCCTTCACACACGTGGGCGTAGACTACTTCGGGCCCATGGAGGTCGTAATAGGCCGCAGAACGGAGAAGAGGTGGGGAATGATCGTTATCTGTCTCACGGTGCGAGCGATTCACATAGAATTGGTCAGCTCGCTAAGCACCAACTCGTGCATAATTGCACTCCGAAGCTTTATCATTCGTCGCGGTACTCCAAGAACGATTAGAAGCGACCGGGGGACCAATTTCATTGGCGCTAGTCGAGAACTCCAAAAGCTTCAGGACGCAGTTGACTACGACCAAATTAGCAGCAACTTCGTAACCGCTGAGACGAGTTGGCACTTCAACCCGCCTCTGGCTCCCCATATGGGCGGTAGCTGGGAGCGGCTGATTCGAAGTGTGAAGAAAAACTTAATGGCCATCTGTCCTCTGACAAAACCATCCGAAGAGGTATTGAGAAGCATGCTCACGGAGGTGGAAGCTACACTTAATTCCCGACCGCTCACCCATGTGCCCATCGATGAGGATTCGTCACCAGCACTCACACCGAATGACTTTCTAGTGGGGTCATCCGATGGTTCGAAACCCTTTACTTCTTTGGATGACAGCGGAGCCCTCCTGAAGCAAAACTGGCGTACATCCCAAGCGCTGGCCAACCAGTTCTGGAGGCGCTGGTTATCCGACTACCTTCCCGACATCACAAAACGGACGAAATGGTTCGTCGATACGAAGCCGATTGCGCTAGACGACGTAGTGGTCATCGTAGACTCCAACCTACCCAGGAACTGTTGGCCGAAAGGTAAGGTCATCGCAACTCATCCCAGTAAGGACGGTCGAATCCGATCAGCGACAGTTAGAACTGCGAGTGGCGTATACGATCGCCCTGTAACAAAACTGGCGGTTCTGGACGTTCGACGCGGAAGAGAGCAAGGCGAACAGGCGTTCGGCTTACCCGGGGGGAGTGTTGGCCATCCCTAGTTGACCACGCATCTCACTGTAAAATAGCCCCCTCGATTAGTCGATCAACCTCGCAACGAGATCGATGCTACAGGCAGTTGTCAGTGACGATGAAGAGGTCTGTCATCATTCTGGTGAGTCATCATAACACAGGCgatcatagagaataattctcGTGCACTAAACCCAAACCCATCCAGTGTATTAAATTTGCTGCTAATATTGGCTTATATTTAAATTGATTATCTAAATCCTTAATATTAATTGGTAGCCTACGCAAGTGCTATTACTAAATTACATAACCTGAACAAAAGTACGGTAGCGTTTGGGCTCCAGTTGCGaagatacaaatataaaaactaCAGAAGGGGACTAAACGTGAGTAGACAGAGACCTCAAACTGCTACGCTACACTTTACAACAATCACAACAAATCTACAATGTTACAAATTCATCGCATACACAAGAAAACACatcacaaaataaatatgaTTCACACTTATAGCTATATACAACTTATGATCAAACACATTAAAATTAGTAAAACTAGCATGTACTTAATTTACAGGAATATTATAATATCCCTACAAATCCGTATCTGATTTTGGTATTATAGTAGCGGAAGAAATCCCCCTCTGTTGTTGCCGTTTGCAACAGCATTATTACATCCAATTCTTACGCCAAACTCTGACGCATGCGTTTATGTTTAATTCTGGTTTGTTTAAAGACGAAGTAAGTGCATTTTAAGTAGTAACGAAGTAACGTAgtatattttcagcaggtttctaaattcagcctatttgccttttctttgccgacatacaattttaatatgttatagctattttctcaagactgtaagtaatctactattttttattcaaagaacgtcaaaaccgccCTTCCATTCGTCCTTTCATTAGAAccaggccataggccgaaaaaatagatgcaatcgcttaatgggccgaaaatacccttccGTGTCCTATTTGAATAATATTTGAAGGAAATGAGAAATTGTATGGCAACATCACATTACTGTAGTCTTATACGTACTTTGCAGGATCGCCAGCTCTAACTAACCGTGTGCCCTTCAACTCGTTGCATATCCCAGCGTAAACACTTAATATAATCAGTAAGAAGTACTAACATTGGCGCAAAGTCAATGTCTGTAGGAATGGCGGAACAACGTCATCGTCTGCTGTCGCCGTTCTTATCTGGTGGCCGGCTGCTGGCTGTATAATTCATGTCAGATACGTCCGGCTCGAGGCGAACGTAACAATTATCGCTATAACGTTCACTGTAGCGTTTATCGCAGTTGACCAGTTGCCTATCAAAAGACGCGCGATTCTGCGAAAAGTAAATGAATCACACTAGCCGCCAATCCGTGCACCTAGTCGTTAGACAAAGCAATCGGTGGAAAAAATAAGAGGATACTGAAACCAGCAGAGcgtgtaaaaaataatttcgattGCCATTTTGAACTGCTATCAATTCAATTGTATCATCGAGTGGAGTTTAAAGCACTATTTAGAATTTCGTAAAAAAGTAACATTTTACAACCTAAGGGATCGTTCCAGAGAAAGTTTGAGATGTAGTTTCCTGTCACCATACCGTGTTTTGTCGTGAACTTTTCTAGTCACAAAACACGGAACATAAACATTGAAATTTTTTGATTATCGTCCCTAAGTGTTGGGTAAGAATAAAAACGTATAAGTTAGAATTAATGTCGCATCGGCAACATTATCGTTGAAAAGCAGGAGTAGGGCATCTAGACTACGACTAAAGGAAAATCAAACTTACAATACTTATCATTTCGACTGAACACCGTGGCATCTATTTATAGCTAAAGTACGCGTGTAATTGTGTTTGTGACTTGATGAAGCTCACCGAAAGGAGAAGGAAAAATAAACCTGCCCGAGCGAAAATTTCGCCTTTTCTGCAAATTTTCCGGCGATCGCAGTTACGAAAACGACAGCCAACGTGCCGCGCGCCGTGCTTGAACAAAGTCCTTTCCCTTTTCCATCCGTGTTGTTCAGGGAAAGATTTTGTTTCTTTGTAGTTCtaacttacaaaaaaaaacgaacgaacgaattgCTAGCTAAATAGCAGTTTCTTTttgtggaatacttcatagaaagctgaatttttatttttgcatagTCAACCGAGAAGAGTACAGCAAAGGAGAAAGATACGAAAATCCCGCGAAACACCTCTAGTACTTAACAAACGAAACAAGTAGATACAGCTTCACATGTGCACATGAAACCGAATGCGAGGACAGGCGACGCACAAAATAAGTTAGAGTGACGTAatcttgaaaatattgaaacttttcaaaaaaaaagaaaacaataagCATGAAAACTGCTTCCAAAGAATTGAACAAAACGTGACTTATTCAATAATAATTTAACTGTactttttaatgtaaaaaagtaCCTGATAataattcgcaaaattttaaaagaaaGTTTAACAATCACACATTTTGAGCGAAAAAAGTGTACCAGATGAATCACGCTTAAAAATACCACCTTTTACACCCATACCCTTCACAGTGAAGAGGAAAAAGTTTTTCCGCGAATATCAGATGTAAACCACAAAAATACATTACCACACGTTCACGTTCAGAGCTTATGTTGACTGATTGATGGCGATGTGTTGTGAACCGGCTGCGGCTTTATACCTATGTGAAATCTGAAATGTGAATTACGAAAACAATTATATCAGTAGGAAATGCAAACTAGTGCATTTgctctgatttttaatttttgatataTCGAAAACATAGCAGCCCTCCGGCTTAAAGTACGCGACATCGTTTTTATATAatgctgtcaaatattatttgttttgacAGTACAGCGTCTGAACACGCGCTCtatgacaatatttttttaattaattttaacttCTACAGTAGGACTTAAATCAGTACATATTACTCTGAAACCTGCAGCTACGTTTTGTAGTATTAAAACGATTACGAATTTTATTGACATTATGGACGCCTGTGAAATAGCCAATTTCCTAGCAAAGGAATTGTTTATGAATCAGGTACCTACTACTACTAAGCATTAGTTTTATTGCCGCACCTAAATGATTATCCCGTTCAAACTACAACCGGTCCATCTTTTCTCTTTCCTTTCAGTTTGCCTCGTTTGACGGTATACACAGTGGAGTTCCTACGAAAACGACACCAACGCTTACGCCGACCACGCTCAAAACTATTGAGCAAACCTTTATGGAACTGTCCAGCGATACATCTAACAACATTCCCTGTCAAGCCGGATTCGTTCCGCCGCCGTTTCAGTTCGAAGATCACAGTCAGGATCAGGACAATAGCCGCGAATCTATGAGTTCGGGCAGCAACAGCTCTTGGCAGGTTACTCCGCCCCCGATCATCTCGGAGGATATGGATTCCAAAGATTCCACCAATTCAAGAGAACTAGCACCCGAATCAAGAGTACATGCGATACGGTCCACTGACATTGCGGCCCGACTAAACAATCCAACGACAATGTTGCTTAACACGTCCAATGCAAACGCTAACGCCCAACCGGCGAACACTTCCGGTCGGACCAATACCCGCCGCATGGGTGGCAGACGTCCGACGAAAGCTTCAAATCTCACCCCGGAAGAGGAAGAGAAACGTCGTATCCGTCGGGAGAGAAATAAAATGGCTGCCGCCCGTTGTCGGCGTCGACGAGAAGATCACACCAACGAACTTGTCGATGAAACCGACCAGCTGGAGAGAAAGAAGCAGGCTCTGCAGGACGAAATCAAGCAGCTCCAGCAGGAGAAGGAGGATTTGGAATTTTTGCTAGAATCGCACCGGGAGCACTGTCGCTTCCAGGGTCGCCGCAGTCCGTTGGAAAAGAAACCAGTCGAACTACAGCCCCAACAGCACGTTGTTACCGAGCATAAGATTGTAGCTCCACTGAAGATCAAGACAGAGCCGGAGGAGTCCGAGCAACCGCCTGCCAAAAAGtaagtattttgttttttttatcagatttaacATGGGACCCATCCGTCAGTGTCCAATTGACAATTAAATGCCAGAAAACTGTAAAATTTGCCTTTAAGCCTAGTTCTGTTTAGAGATACTTAAATTTATTAACCTATCAAGTTTTGAAATATGCTTTCTGTTAACTTGCGTCCTCACGCATTACTTCTTCCGGTTTGGAATTACCATAGTTTGCAGCTTCGCTCAACTATAATCTCTGGTTGCTCGGGATTATAGCCGGAGGCCTAGGCTGAAAATGTGACATTTTATTGCTTCCATGTTAAAATATAGTATAGAGATGAGATGCATTCGGTTTCCAGTGctgaaaatcagaaaaaattgcgaaaaaatcACACACACTAATCGATGCTAACCTTTCCTCCAGGTTGATCCTTTCGAACGCTCTGACCGACAGTTTGGACACACCGACACCGCCCAGCATCGCTCCGGTGCTGACCAGTGTCAACCTTCCGAAGACGATGCAGCATCCGTTCAGTGGTCTCAATACGCCCGTCCTCATCGGCAACGTTCGACCGACCCGGCCGGCCAGTTTAGACGT contains these protein-coding regions:
- the LOC128738633 gene encoding transcription factor kayak isoform X1 produces the protein MKAVISHRSQFHGPSKFRSIATTTGNTMKMDSTYPVAPKSTTDDNSVSSASSHGSSGSNNSVTEDESSLSNVVGSSSSGNSQHQTTSVVGSLLPYDSTGIVLGLPKPAHQASNIIITRAFASFDGIHSGVPTKTTPTLTPTTLKTIEQTFMELSSDTSNNIPCQAGFVPPPFQFEDHSQDQDNSRESMSSGSNSSWQVTPPPIISEDMDSKDSTNSRELAPESRVHAIRSTDIAARLNNPTTMLLNTSNANANAQPANTSGRTNTRRMGGRRPTKASNLTPEEEEKRRIRRERNKMAAARCRRRREDHTNELVDETDQLERKKQALQDEIKQLQQEKEDLEFLLESHREHCRFQGRRSPLEKKPVELQPQQHVVTEHKIVAPLKIKTEPEESEQPPAKKLILSNALTDSLDTPTPPSIAPVLTSVNLPKTMQHPFSGLNTPVLIGNVRPTRPASLDVKATAPFPLLNVRSIAMETGVGVSTPSNGLFNFDSLMDGGTGLTPIAAPISLQSNRGPLDLITPNTSEPSKLCSL
- the LOC128738633 gene encoding transcription factor kayak isoform X3, with translation MTRDDNVLLNDVYLGSYNMNQQPLTPLTPISKIFASFDGIHSGVPTKTTPTLTPTTLKTIEQTFMELSSDTSNNIPCQAGFVPPPFQFEDHSQDQDNSRESMSSGSNSSWQVTPPPIISEDMDSKDSTNSRELAPESRVHAIRSTDIAARLNNPTTMLLNTSNANANAQPANTSGRTNTRRMGGRRPTKASNLTPEEEEKRRIRRERNKMAAARCRRRREDHTNELVDETDQLERKKQALQDEIKQLQQEKEDLEFLLESHREHCRFQGRRSPLEKKPVELQPQQHVVTEHKIVAPLKIKTEPEESEQPPAKKLILSNALTDSLDTPTPPSIAPVLTSVNLPKTMQHPFSGLNTPVLIGNVRPTRPASLDVKATAPFPLLNVRSIAMETGVGVSTPSNGLFNFDSLMDGGTGLTPIAAPISLQSNRGPLDLITPNTSEPSKLCSL
- the LOC128738633 gene encoding transcription factor kayak isoform X2: MKMDSTYPVAPKSTTDDNSVSSASSHGSSGSNNSVTEDESSLSNVVGSSSSGNSQHQTTSVVGSLLPYDSTGIVLGLPKPAHQASNIIITRAFASFDGIHSGVPTKTTPTLTPTTLKTIEQTFMELSSDTSNNIPCQAGFVPPPFQFEDHSQDQDNSRESMSSGSNSSWQVTPPPIISEDMDSKDSTNSRELAPESRVHAIRSTDIAARLNNPTTMLLNTSNANANAQPANTSGRTNTRRMGGRRPTKASNLTPEEEEKRRIRRERNKMAAARCRRRREDHTNELVDETDQLERKKQALQDEIKQLQQEKEDLEFLLESHREHCRFQGRRSPLEKKPVELQPQQHVVTEHKIVAPLKIKTEPEESEQPPAKKLILSNALTDSLDTPTPPSIAPVLTSVNLPKTMQHPFSGLNTPVLIGNVRPTRPASLDVKATAPFPLLNVRSIAMETGVGVSTPSNGLFNFDSLMDGGTGLTPIAAPISLQSNRGPLDLITPNTSEPSKLCSL